The Candidatus Nomurabacteria bacterium genomic sequence TTCCAAGATGTTTGCCTCTGTAGCAGGTGTTATGACAATCTTGTCATACATTGCAACAGCCGTTATCTCAGCAAAAGTCGCAATAGAATACCTACATTCCATAGTATCTGTACCAGTTATACCCGCGACAATAGTTCTTCTATTAGTATTTGCACTATTAGTAATTTCCGGAATGAAGGATTCTGCAAAAGTTGCATCAGGTATCTTTATTTTCCATCTGATCACCCTTGCGACCTTTATAGTTTTTGGAATTTTGTATTTTTTGAATAATGGGATCGGCGAATTCATGGCAAATTATTCAGAGACACTCTCTACAATAACTGAAAATGGTGGATTACTACCTACGTTGTTCTTTGGGTTTTCAGCTTCGCTTCTCGGAGTATCAGGGTTTGAGAGTTCTGCGAATTTTGTTGAAGATCAGAAGAAAGGGGTGTTCCGAAAGACTTTGCGAAACATGCTTGTAGGAGTTGCGATCTTCAATCCATTGATAGGACTTCTTGTATTGAATACCCTTCCAATGGAAACTATCGTTATATCAAAGGATTTTCTTTTAGCTGATGCGGCACTCTCTTTAGGAGGGGATATGTTGAAGATGTTGATCGTCACTGACGCTTTTCTAGTACTTTCCGGAGCTGTTCTGACTGCATTCGTAGGTGTAAGTGGACTGATGTATCGCATGGCTGCTGACAACTGTCTTCCCGGACTATTCACCAAAGTAAATAAAAAGGGCGCAAATCCGAGAATAGTCATATTTTTCTTTGTTCTATGCAGTTCTATCCTTGTCCTGACAGGAGGAGATCTTTTATCATTGGCAGGCGTGTATACTATTTCTTTTCTGGGTGTCATGACACTCTTTGCTTTTGGTAATCTACTATTAAAGCGAAGCAGGCCTCGTCTAGCTAGAACCTATCGTGCTCCTGTCATATATGCAGTGTTGGCAGGTAGTGCTACAGCAGCGGGTATTGTGGGTAATATTATGATCGATATGAATAACTTGATATTCTTCTTAACGTACTTCATACCAACCCTCCTGGTTGTATTCTTCTATATTTATCAGGAATATAGTCTTAACTTCTTGCTGTCGGTTACTCGAAGGTTTAAAAAGATCAACGAATACCTTTATAGAAGATTTGATGATGCTATAGATGGAAATTACCTGATATTTGTCAAATCTGCCAAAAAGCTTTTTTACGCCCTAGATTATCTAAACAAGAACGAGATCGGAAGAAATCTGTATGTGGTTGTCTGCCAGAAGGATTTATCAGATAAAAACTATCAAGAGGTCAAAGATATGCTTGAGATGATAGAAAAAAGCGGTCTTTACGAACAGTATGTGATTAAGTTGATCCATCGACAGGCGGATTTCGATCCAGAAACCGTCGCTGAGATCAGTCATGAGCTCGAGATCCCTGCAAATCGGATCCTGATCGGATCGATCAAAGAGCATCACACCTTTTCTTATGATGAATTAGGTGGTGTGCGAATAATCTTCTGATACTCTTTCCCATCCCTACAAGCAAATACCTCTTCTACCAGGGGTTAATATCCATAACACTATGGATAGGGAGTATACTATCTGAATCTGTCCTCAAAACCGTTTCTTTGGTGTTCGATAAAGCTTCCGGATAACCTTTTCCATACTGATCGCAAACTTTTCTTTCTTGATCTCATCACCACTATAGTGGCAGGAGAACCTATAAACATATCTGAGATCATTTCTGGATGGGTGTGTACTACACCACCGAGAATCATTAGGATCATCCCGATGATGCTAATGACCACTGGTGAATCCAAGATACCGGTATACGGCAAGTTGAGAGAAGATCCGTTCGCACTTGCTCCATTTAAATTAGGATCTGTAGTTGAGCCTGTTGTTCCAGTTCCATCGTCTAGATCTCCAGCACCATTATCTCCTGTTAGCGGAGGGTCAGTCGTGCCATTGTCATCACCAACAATAGTATCATCTCCACCTGTGTCATCATCCCCGCCCGTATCTCCACCACCACCGATACCTGATGCCTCGTAATAGCAAGGATTTGCTATGTAGGTTTCATTCGATTTAATAATAAATACCTCATAAGGTGATCCAGATAGTGTAATGTTTACATTACCAGATCCACTACTATTCGTGATACCAGGGAAATTTTTTACTGGATATGCAGATACGCTTTCTGATGCGAATACAGAGGATACATCAACAGGATATATTCCTGTAGTACCCTCCCAATTGATTACAATAAGAGTAGCTATAGATGGGTCGTATTCATTTCTTTCAAGATAAACTTGGTTCGTTTGCGGGATAGAGGCTGTAGTAGAGTGTTCGTCACCAAGTACAGTTTTTGAAGGGTATCCATCACGTACTTCCGCTATGTATCCTTTCCAAGTATCCAGATCCCATGTCGATCTGGAAGTGTTATCCTTTGCAATGATCGCACCCCGAAATACATCTGGATTTCCGTTATTTTTAGTAAAATCGCTATAGGTGTTGTAATCAATGACGGTATCATCTAATAGGGCTACATTCCCAGGGTCATACGCTATATTGTCTACTATTATAGTGAGATCATAACCATCTCGATAGTATGTATTTCCTGTAATTTCTGTAAAATCTCTACCTACAGCTGCAGGGTCGCTATCCACTCCCCACAATGAACTCATCTCGATCCCTGAATTCAAAAAAAGATTGTTGGTGATCAGACCTTGAAAGGGTCTACCGGCCGCATACAATTTTGATGATAGAAAATAATTGTCATTTATGGTCATCTTCTCCATTGGCCAAGTTTCTCCGTTTACTCGTAGTTCTGTGCTTTCTACAATATTCTTCTCAAAATGCATTCCACTAACCTTCGCACCACTACTTCTTGCACTGATCCCGAAGCTTTTATTACAGGTATCGGAGGGTTTTAGTAAAACATTGTTAACATAATATCTGTAACCATATATATAGCCAGCATCATCACGGTACGAATGATGACCGTAAATATCATGTCGTGGGACATTATCACAATCCTGACCTTCACCGATATCATATACAATATTCCCATACACAACATGATTCATTAAAGTGCCTTCCGGTAATGATTCTGTAGCTTCTATACCCCAGCTCCCAATCCCGTTTTTATCATATAGGTCATGGATTATATTGTTGATCGCTCTAGAGCCTTCAGCGAGCATAACTATTCCCGAGCCTCCCTCTCTAGAGGCTTGTACTAAGCCATCGGGATCTGTTAATTCAATTCCCCAGATCCAGTTGTACATCCCTTCAGTTAGTGCTGTCGAATCTCCAAGTGAGATATTACCCTGCATTTGGGGTCTTTCACCTGGTTGTGCCATAAAGACGATAGGTTTCTCTTGGGTTCCTGATGCCGTAGGGTTAAATGTATAGTCACCATCGGCCCCAGTGTAATCACCAGTTGCTAGGCAATACAGATCTCCTGCAATTGCCTGATTTTTAGCTTGTAATAGCGTGATGGCACTACTCGGTGTGCTACCATCCCCACCACCTGTTGGTGAAACAAAAAACCTCCGTTGAGGATTTAGTTCTGTGTACCATGGGTTGATCGTTTGTGCGTTCACAGAGGTAGTGGCAAAGTCGTAAGAATATAGTAAATATAATGAAAAGGTTAGGATCGCACAGAAAAATAGAGACGATCTGAGAAGATGTGTATTAGGAGAGGGGATCATGATTGGTGTAGACGATTTATCTCTCATGTTTAACTAGTTCAGAAACCTATTATTTTATCGTTAAGTAAACATCTCTATTATATCTCGATATATCATTCTCTATTGTTTATCAATAACTTAGTACCTATGTATATTCTCCCTCA encodes the following:
- a CDS encoding APC family permease, producing the protein MGSNQDHHTKLGEFFATSICGNDILSSVLYVSGIAAVFTGVFAPVVLLLVVGVLYLYKAVYTEAVEALPVNGGAYNCLLNASSKMFASVAGVMTILSYIATAVISAKVAIEYLHSIVSVPVIPATIVLLLVFALLVISGMKDSAKVASGIFIFHLITLATFIVFGILYFLNNGIGEFMANYSETLSTITENGGLLPTLFFGFSASLLGVSGFESSANFVEDQKKGVFRKTLRNMLVGVAIFNPLIGLLVLNTLPMETIVISKDFLLADAALSLGGDMLKMLIVTDAFLVLSGAVLTAFVGVSGLMYRMAADNCLPGLFTKVNKKGANPRIVIFFFVLCSSILVLTGGDLLSLAGVYTISFLGVMTLFAFGNLLLKRSRPRLARTYRAPVIYAVLAGSATAAGIVGNIMIDMNNLIFFLTYFIPTLLVVFFYIYQEYSLNFLLSVTRRFKKINEYLYRRFDDAIDGNYLIFVKSAKKLFYALDYLNKNEIGRNLYVVVCQKDLSDKNYQEVKDMLEMIEKSGLYEQYVIKLIHRQADFDPETVAEISHELEIPANRILIGSIKEHHTFSYDELGGVRIIF